A window of Desulfocurvibacter africanus subsp. africanus DSM 2603 contains these coding sequences:
- a CDS encoding dihydrofolate reductase family protein: MNSAVLYIAISLDGFVAGLNDDISWLLRYNDVDYGFNEFFSGIGAIIQGRRAYEVEIKHGWETPIPVPTFVLSHHLPERNPQRSNVVFTDEDVSEVLKKAKQMTSKNVWIEGGANVAQQFLDRELIDVIVLSIVPVILGDGIRLFGKTHKMIEFTLREVRQFDKGLVQLTYIRE; encoded by the coding sequence ATGAACAGTGCTGTTTTATATATCGCTATTTCGCTTGATGGTTTCGTTGCAGGACTAAATGACGATATTTCTTGGCTTTTGCGATACAATGATGTGGATTACGGATTCAATGAGTTCTTCTCTGGCATTGGCGCGATCATTCAGGGCAGGCGCGCTTACGAAGTTGAGATAAAGCATGGGTGGGAAACGCCCATCCCTGTACCTACCTTCGTTCTGTCGCACCATCTGCCGGAGCGCAATCCTCAACGCAGCAACGTTGTCTTTACCGATGAAGATGTTTCAGAAGTACTGAAGAAAGCGAAACAAATGACGAGCAAAAATGTGTGGATAGAAGGTGGCGCGAACGTGGCGCAGCAGTTTCTTGATAGGGAACTCATTGATGTAATCGTATTGTCAATCGTTCCAGTGATCCTCGGAGACGGGATCAGGTTATTTGGGAAAACTCATAAGATGATTGAATTTACGTTACGTGAGGTAAGACAATTTGATAAGGGGTTGGTTCAGCTCACATATATCCGAGAATGA